The following DNA comes from Phytohabitans rumicis.
TTCGACGAGGTCGGCCCGCTCCAGCGTCTCCGGCACCGAGAGGCCCTGCGGCTCCAGGACTACGCCGATGCGGGGCTTCACGCGACCCGGTTCCGCAGGCTGAGCGGCCGCATGTCGGTCCACACCACATCGATGTGGGCCAGGCAGTCCACCTTCGTGCCCTGCTTGCCCGCCACCGTCCAGCCCGGTGGCAGCTCACGGTCGGCCGGCCAGATCGAGTACTGCTCCTCGTCGTTGACCACGACCTCGTAGCCGCGTGTGTCGTCATCCTCGAACATCTGCGCTACTTCACCACCATTCGTCGTACGGCCGATGCCGGCCCATCATGCCCGCGTCCGCCACCCCGGCCGCAGCGTCCGCGCAAGGATGGCGAGTTCTCGCCGCGCGCCGGCCGACCGCCTTCTCGGCGCCCGCGGCCGGCCACAGACTGGTCGGCGGGATGCGCCTTGTGCGAGAGGGGTTGGTCTGGATGGGCAGCGTGGACGCGGCGCCGGACGAACCGCCCCTGCGGCTGCCGCTGGGCCCGGCGCGCTGGCTGGTGTGGCGCGACTTCTGCCTGCGCGGTGCCGGGTTCCCGCTGTCGGGACTGGCGGCCCTCGCCGAACCAGAGTGCGCGCGGCTGGCCGATCTGGCCGATGTGGATGCCGGCGCGGCGGCCCGGTTCCGTGCGGGCTGGGATGCCGCGTTGGAGCGCATCGCCGGGGAGATGCTGCGCATCGTGGACGACGGCGGAGTGCGCCAGGCCCTCGTCTGGCAGAACCCGGGCTTCCTGGACGCC
Coding sequences within:
- a CDS encoding MbtH family protein, which encodes MFEDDDTRGYEVVVNDEEQYSIWPADRELPPGWTVAGKQGTKVDCLAHIDVVWTDMRPLSLRNRVA